Proteins encoded within one genomic window of Oncorhynchus masou masou isolate Uvic2021 chromosome 1, UVic_Omas_1.1, whole genome shotgun sequence:
- the LOC135548615 gene encoding uncharacterized protein LOC135548615 has translation MYSDCGVGVANIQRQYQVRDSVRPCTGPGGNTQVPMETGVTPARCPVYQVQPYSGQPSCTVNSVSNTQPTPLPTHLTPPPAALKPGQDGFKKVCRTEEASPCPFPGLASGVLEMRVKEGSKIRNLMGFAMARMQGDVSGVGVSGGGGLRQVVFSGSGRAVTKTITCAEIMKRKVGSLHQLTKLRYKGVREVWESKEGGASEMTVHRTVPSISILLSKDPLDPQEPGYQPPETLSALWEDRDGVDALQTASKRPLGLSPYSSFPDSKRVCLGLDEGTLVLSTPLAN, from the coding sequence ATGTATTCCGACTGTGGAGTTGGAGTGGCCAACATTCAAAGACAGTATCAGGTCAGGGACTCTGTCAGACCATGCACCGGACCTGGCGGGAATACACAGGTCCCAATGGAAACTGGTGTGACCCCAGCTAGGTGCCCAGTATATCAGGTTCAGCCTTACAGTGGGCAGCCCTCCTGCACTGTCAACAGTGTTTCCAACACACAGCCCACTCCGTTGCCTACACATCTAACTCCACCTCCCGCCGCACTCAAACCGGGCCAGGATGGGTTCAAGAAGGTGTGTCGCACAGAGGAGGCCAGCCCGTGCCCCTTCCCAGGATTGGCCTCAGGAGTGTTGGAAATGCGTGTCAAGGAGGGCAGTAAGATCCGTAACCTCATGGGTTTTGCCATGGCTCGCATGCAGGGGGATGTCAGTGGTGTTGGGGTTAGTGGAGGCGGTGGCCTGAGGCAGGTTGTTTTCTCTGGGTCAGGTCGTGCCGTCACCAAGACCATCACATGCGCTGAGATCATGAAGAGAAAAGTGGGGTCTCTGCACCAGCTGACCAAGCTGCGCTACAAGGGTGTGAGGGAGGTGTGGGAGAGCAAAGAAGGGGGGGCATCGGAGATGACTGTTCACAGGACCGTCCCCTCCATCAGCATCCTTTTGTCCAAAGACCCCCTGGACCCGCAGGAGCCCGGCTACCAGCCCCCTGAGACCCTCAGTGCTCTCTGGGAGGACAGAGACGGTGTGGATGCCCTACAGACAGCCAGCAAGAGACCTCTTGGTCTGTCCCCATACAGTAGTTTCCCTGACTCTAAGAGAGTGTGTCTGGGTTTGGACGAGGGGACTCTGGTTCTGTCCACCCCCCTGGCTAACTGA
- the LOC135548641 gene encoding cytochrome c oxidase subunit 5A, mitochondrial-like — translation MFRPVVRLSTSGVRSLTRTRPCYSAPLASRCYSHAKVETDEEFDARWVTYFSKPDIDAWELKKGMNTLIGYDLVPEPKILDSALRACRRLNDLASAIRILEAVKDKSGPHKDIYPYLIQELQPTLIELGISTPEDLGMDIL, via the exons ATGTTCAGACCTGTTGTTCGACTTTCAACCTCTGGGGTACGGAGTTTAACGCGGACACGACCATGCTACTCGG CTCCTTTGGCCTCCCGATGCTACTCCCATGCCAAGgtggagacagatgaggagttCGATGCCCGTTGGGTCACTTATTTCAGCAAGCCAGACATCGATGCCTGGGAGCTGAAGAAAG GCATGAACACACTAATTGGCTATGACCTGGTACCTGAACCCAAAATCCTCGACTCAGCTCTTCGTGCTTGCCGAAGGTTGAATGACTTGGCCAGTGCTATCCGCATCCTCGAGGCAGTCAAG GACAAATCTGGTCCCCACAAAGATATCTACCCGTACCTGATTCAAGAACTGCAGCCCACTCTGATTGAGCTGGGTATCTCCACACCTGAGGATCTGGGCATGGACATATTATAG